A window of Clostridia bacterium contains these coding sequences:
- a CDS encoding nuclear transport factor 2 family protein: MSGNKLVVLLLVATLACTTCACTMWGPKKHASWSSATSGEQLERLFWQDVKDKDWKSLERRMAPLLLAINESEVLDRARTLEHVKSFELEDFQIGEVQTRSAGVDLVVTYLITVRGTVNGHPLPTAPVRMMSVWQELGKGWVLVAHSSVPAAGNSLTK, from the coding sequence ATGTCTGGAAACAAGCTTGTCGTGCTTTTATTGGTGGCAACATTGGCGTGCACAACGTGCGCCTGCACCATGTGGGGACCGAAGAAGCACGCCTCTTGGAGCAGTGCGACGAGCGGGGAACAACTGGAGCGACTGTTCTGGCAGGACGTGAAAGACAAGGATTGGAAGTCGCTCGAAAGGCGCATGGCTCCGCTCTTGTTAGCGATCAACGAATCGGAGGTGCTCGATCGCGCGCGCACCTTGGAGCACGTAAAGAGTTTCGAACTCGAGGATTTCCAGATAGGCGAAGTACAGACACGGTCCGCAGGCGTAGACCTGGTGGTTACTTACCTGATCACCGTTCGGGGTACGGTGAATGGGCACCCGCTGCCGACGGCTCCGGTGCGCATGATGAGCGTGTGGCAAGAATTGGGTAAGGGCTGGGTGCTCGTAGCACACTCTTCGGTTCCGGCGGCTGGTAACAGTTTGACTAAGTAG